Proteins from a genomic interval of Nostoc sp. TCL240-02:
- a CDS encoding GNAT family N-acetyltransferase, with the protein MIRLITRSDTPSLIALAEASGLFEPNQTEELAQMLDQHFNSELESQDLWFTDDDNGVVGVAYVAPERMTEGTWNLYLIAIHPDHQRLGRGGILLSHVEQVLADRGERVLLVETSGLESFEYVRSFYRKNGYDEEARIREFYKAGDDKIIFRKAFGKSAA; encoded by the coding sequence ATGATTCGACTGATTACGCGCAGTGACACACCTAGCTTGATCGCTTTGGCGGAAGCGTCTGGGTTATTCGAGCCAAATCAAACCGAGGAACTCGCCCAAATGCTGGATCAACACTTCAATAGCGAACTGGAGAGTCAAGATTTGTGGTTTACCGACGACGATAATGGGGTAGTAGGCGTGGCGTATGTTGCGCCGGAACGAATGACCGAAGGGACATGGAATCTCTATCTGATTGCTATTCACCCTGATCATCAAAGACTTGGACGTGGTGGTATCCTGCTGAGTCATGTTGAACAAGTACTAGCAGATCGCGGTGAACGTGTGCTGTTAGTGGAAACGTCCGGTCTTGAGAGCTTTGAATATGTCCGATCATTTTATCGAAAGAATGGTTATGACGAGGAAGCTCGGATTCGGGAGTTCTACAAAGCAGGAGATGACAAGATCATTTTCCGTAAAGCATTTGGGAAAAGCGCTGCATAA
- a CDS encoding TetR/AcrR family transcriptional regulator, with the protein MGRPVKEKSLTQQDVINAAIACLDKEGEAALGVNRVARELGIKPPAIYKHLDGNAALRRAVALTIWQQYIEWSRQQTNGLDNPHALLRAEGRATRDFARSHPNRYRVMTQFQLNLQDPETSPLIQEVFSFLKRVLQVYNLSETKLIDAMRMVNAAITGFIAIEQAGLMTLERSTDDSYEVMIDALVVAIQHIQQVDS; encoded by the coding sequence ATGGGTCGTCCAGTCAAAGAAAAGTCCTTGACACAGCAGGATGTAATTAATGCGGCGATCGCCTGTCTTGATAAAGAGGGGGAAGCTGCTTTAGGTGTGAATCGGGTTGCAAGAGAATTGGGCATTAAACCTCCCGCGATTTACAAGCATCTAGATGGCAATGCAGCCCTGCGACGGGCAGTTGCACTCACGATTTGGCAGCAATATATTGAATGGTCTCGTCAACAAACCAATGGCTTGGACAATCCCCACGCATTACTGCGGGCAGAAGGACGGGCAACACGGGACTTTGCGCGTTCGCATCCCAACCGCTATCGAGTTATGACCCAATTTCAACTCAATCTCCAAGATCCAGAAACTTCCCCGCTGATTCAAGAAGTCTTCAGCTTCCTCAAACGTGTGTTGCAAGTCTACAATCTCAGTGAAACAAAATTAATTGATGCAATGCGAATGGTTAACGCAGCGATTACTGGTTTTATCGCCATCGAACAGGCTGGATTAATGACATTAGAACGTTCTACTGATGATAGTTATGAGGTGATGATCGATGCGCTAGTAGTTGCAATCCAACATATTCAACAAGTTGACTCATGA
- a CDS encoding ester cyclase codes for MLTEQNKALVLQFYKAFDDRKMEQALELLAPNFVAHLAGIAEPLDGAGFKQFGMSFYLAFGQGQHIFDEVIVSGDRVVTYGRFTATHLGEFQGLPPTGKQISLSIMHIDRVEDGKIVEHWGQGDALGLMQQLGIVFLPAPKLLPYILKGVVSKLFRKA; via the coding sequence ATGCTGACTGAACAAAACAAAGCCCTCGTTCTCCAGTTCTACAAAGCTTTTGATGATCGCAAAATGGAGCAAGCCTTAGAGCTTTTGGCTCCAAACTTTGTTGCTCATCTAGCGGGTATAGCAGAGCCATTGGACGGGGCAGGGTTTAAGCAGTTTGGGATGTCGTTTTATTTAGCTTTCGGTCAGGGACAGCACATTTTTGATGAGGTTATTGTTTCAGGCGATAGGGTTGTAACGTATGGAAGATTCACAGCCACACATCTTGGAGAATTTCAAGGTCTTCCGCCAACAGGTAAACAAATCAGTTTGTCGATCATGCACATCGATCGAGTCGAGGATGGAAAGATCGTGGAGCATTGGGGGCAAGGCGATGCACTCGGATTGATGCAGCAGTTAGGGATTGTTTTCTTACCCGCTCCGAAGCTACTACCATATATTCTGAAAGGAGTTGTATCCAAACTGTTTAGGAAAGCCTGA
- a CDS encoding amidase — MSSLTFACAHELARMIRDRTISSLEVVDAYLTQISNHNSTLNAICTLDVEYVLQSAKQADEALSNSENWGILHGVPITIKDTFETAGLRTTAGSESLKDYIPQHDATIVSRLRAAGAIILGKTNPGDLAGGYQGLNDVFPRVNNPWNLDYTPGGTSSGGAAAIAAGLSPLDICSDFGGSIRQPAHFCGIYGFKPTDRRVPTTGHIPEVPGAPRCMRQMLTVGSLARSIEDLSLCLQIIAGADSSQPDIPPVLLDRSSDKTLRTPRIAWADEWSLYPVAADIKSTMQSVATKLTEAGITIEQWVPNFDFPAAWQSYYKLAAYNLIYAQSLTAGDIRKNLAFLFRDSTQGDRDLRKLGNIAGIGLPISFNPTLKGYFETITQRDRFIAQMDGELAQWDAWLCPVAMTPAFTHRERGAAILVDDRSVPYSMASGAYVVPFNLTGHPVVVIPIGQTQNGLPIGMQIVGKRWREMELLAIAQSLDQVIDAFRNPCSSSTSST, encoded by the coding sequence ATGAGTAGCCTGACATTTGCCTGTGCCCATGAGCTTGCGCGAATGATTCGCGATCGCACTATTTCGTCCCTTGAAGTGGTGGATGCTTACCTTACTCAAATTTCAAACCATAATTCAACTCTTAACGCCATCTGTACCTTAGACGTAGAGTACGTCCTTCAAAGCGCTAAACAAGCAGATGAAGCGTTGTCAAATAGTGAGAATTGGGGCATCCTACATGGAGTTCCCATTACAATTAAAGACACGTTTGAAACAGCTGGGCTGCGAACGACAGCAGGTTCTGAGTCTCTTAAAGATTACATTCCCCAACACGATGCAACCATTGTCAGTCGTCTTCGTGCTGCGGGAGCGATCATTTTAGGAAAAACGAATCCAGGTGATTTGGCAGGTGGTTATCAGGGACTCAACGATGTATTTCCTCGCGTTAACAATCCCTGGAATCTTGACTACACTCCTGGTGGTACTTCTAGTGGCGGTGCGGCGGCAATCGCAGCAGGGCTTTCTCCTCTAGATATCTGTTCTGACTTTGGTGGGTCAATTCGTCAGCCTGCCCATTTCTGTGGCATTTATGGTTTCAAGCCAACGGATCGTCGAGTACCGACAACCGGGCATATTCCTGAAGTTCCAGGGGCACCTCGCTGTATGCGCCAAATGCTCACAGTTGGTAGTCTGGCTCGTTCGATTGAAGATTTAAGCCTTTGCCTGCAAATTATCGCTGGTGCTGATTCATCTCAACCTGACATTCCCCCCGTTCTGCTCGACCGATCAAGTGATAAAACACTTCGGACTCCACGGATTGCTTGGGCGGATGAATGGTCTCTCTATCCAGTTGCAGCAGATATCAAATCAACAATGCAATCGGTTGCAACAAAGCTTACTGAAGCAGGAATAACCATTGAACAGTGGGTTCCAAATTTTGATTTTCCTGCGGCATGGCAATCTTACTACAAGCTTGCAGCCTACAATCTTATCTATGCCCAGTCTCTAACAGCTGGTGATATTCGTAAGAATCTGGCTTTTCTATTTCGTGACAGCACTCAAGGCGATCGTGACTTACGCAAGCTTGGTAATATCGCTGGCATTGGATTGCCGATTTCGTTTAACCCGACTCTGAAAGGCTACTTTGAAACAATAACGCAGCGAGATCGCTTTATTGCTCAGATGGATGGAGAGCTAGCCCAATGGGATGCCTGGCTTTGCCCTGTGGCGATGACTCCTGCATTCACACATCGTGAACGGGGTGCAGCTATTCTAGTTGACGATCGCAGTGTGCCGTATTCAATGGCATCGGGTGCTTATGTAGTTCCATTCAATCTCACAGGACACCCTGTTGTTGTCATTCCAATTGGACAAACTCAAAACGGCTTACCAATCGGGATGCAGATAGTCGGTAAGCGTTGGCGAGAGATGGAGTTATTAGCGATCGCGCAGTCACTTGATCAAGTAATTGATGCTTTCCGAAACCCATGCTCAAGTTCAACTTCGTCTACTTGA
- a CDS encoding ester cyclase translates to MSSQIEIVQQVAEGDRVVSYIISHGKHRGSFYGIAPTGRSISTSVIRIDRIQDGKIAEHWSVSDAAGLMQQLQS, encoded by the coding sequence ATGAGCAGCCAAATTGAGATTGTGCAGCAGGTCGCGGAAGGTGATCGGGTTGTTAGCTACATAATAAGTCACGGCAAGCACAGGGGGTCATTCTACGGCATTGCACCAACTGGCAGGAGCATCTCGACATCGGTGATCCGGATTGATCGGATTCAAGATGGAAAGATTGCTGAACATTGGTCTGTTTCTGACGCAGCAGGTCTGATGCAGCAACTTCAATCTTGA